The Pseudomonadota bacterium genome includes a region encoding these proteins:
- the ftsW gene encoding putative lipid II flippase FtsW → MAQSRQAYRRSEAPQTAAPDPVIVLATLGLLSIGVVMVTSTSVAVAEGYAVSVWYFLVRHLVYIALGVGLAALAGLVSLRLVERLAPVALPLAVAVLLLPFVPGLGYEVNGSTRWIDLGVARFQVVEAAKLLLIVFVAGYLARRPELRQGRFIDTVKPLLAVALLAAILLKQPDMGSAVVLAAIVGGMIWLAGAAWKHLFVLGLSSLPLLTFAALEPYRLRRVMTFVDPWADPFNSGFQLTQALIAVGRGEITGVGLGASVQKLYYLPEAHTDFIFAVLAEEFGLLGILGVVALFALLVGRLLMIGVQARSRQRPFAAYLVWGVALWIGLQALVSIGVNLGVLPTKGLTLPLISAGGSSLIMTLVAIGLVLGVQRELVIEARQTPRRRRSWQV, encoded by the coding sequence ATGGCCCAGTCGCGCCAAGCCTATCGCCGATCGGAAGCGCCGCAGACCGCAGCGCCGGACCCCGTTATCGTGCTGGCAACGCTCGGCCTGCTGTCGATCGGTGTGGTGATGGTGACCTCCACGTCGGTGGCTGTTGCCGAAGGCTATGCGGTTTCGGTTTGGTACTTTCTGGTCCGCCATCTTGTCTACATTGCCCTGGGCGTCGGGCTTGCGGCCCTGGCGGGTCTGGTCAGCCTGCGTCTGGTCGAGCGCCTGGCCCCGGTGGCGCTGCCGCTGGCCGTGGCGGTGCTGCTGCTGCCATTCGTGCCCGGTCTCGGGTATGAGGTCAACGGATCAACACGATGGATCGATCTGGGCGTGGCGCGTTTCCAGGTCGTGGAAGCGGCCAAGCTGCTCCTGATCGTGTTCGTGGCCGGTTACCTTGCCCGCCGGCCGGAGCTCAGGCAAGGACGATTCATTGATACCGTCAAGCCGCTGCTGGCGGTCGCCCTGCTGGCGGCCATCCTGCTCAAGCAGCCGGACATGGGTTCGGCGGTGGTGCTTGCGGCAATCGTTGGTGGTATGATCTGGCTCGCCGGAGCGGCCTGGAAACACCTGTTTGTGCTCGGGTTGTCGAGCCTGCCGTTGCTGACCTTTGCCGCCCTGGAGCCTTACCGGCTGCGTCGGGTGATGACCTTTGTCGATCCCTGGGCTGATCCATTCAACAGCGGTTTCCAGCTGACCCAGGCGCTGATCGCCGTCGGCCGTGGCGAAATCACCGGCGTTGGTCTTGGCGCCAGTGTTCAGAAACTCTACTACCTGCCCGAGGCGCACACCGATTTCATCTTTGCGGTGCTGGCCGAGGAGTTTGGTCTGCTTGGAATCCTCGGCGTGGTGGCCCTGTTCGCGCTGCTGGTCGGGCGACTCCTGATGATCGGGGTGCAGGCGCGCAGTCGGCAGCGCCCCTTCGCCGCCTACCTGGTCTGGGGCGTGGCCCTTTGGATCGGGCTGCAGGCGCTGGTGAGCATCGGGGTCAACCTGGGTGTCTTGCCCACCAAGGGTCTGACGCTGCCGCTGATCTCGGCTGGCGGCAGCAGCCTGATCATGACGCTGGTCGCCATTGGACTGGTGCTGGGTGTCCAGCGCGAGCTGGTCATCGAGGCGCGCCAAACACCGCGGCGGCGCAGGAGCTGGCAGGTATGA
- a CDS encoding UDP-N-acetylmuramoyl-tripeptide--D-alanyl-D-alanine ligase, which produces MMRTSLKRLGVLTNGDLRDGNPEVVGMSHDARRIEPGNLFCALPGHHRDGHEFIAQARASGAAAALVARPVNDALPQLIVADVLQAMGVIARAWREQMPATVVGVTGSNGKTTVKEMLAAVLATQGPTLATQGNYNNEIGVPLTLVRLQREHDYAVVEMGCGQPGDIHYLADMARPEIGIVTNAGPAHLERLGSVEGVARTKGELFSALPASGLAVINADDDYSDLWLDLADHCRTMTFGLGPEAMVRGRFTGGQAEIDTPIGSFSFTPALPGRHNLCNALAATAAAVALEVPLPVIGEALAGMRSLPGRLQAHHHAEGWCLIDDTYNANPASLYAALQVLAGHGGECWLVLGDMAELGGGSAKLHAEIGQAALDWGVSRLVTVGEHSQSASTTFGRGGRHFEDIDSLVAWLHGELHAGVTCLVKGSRSMGMERVVEALMREPRTC; this is translated from the coding sequence ATGATGCGCACGTCGCTGAAGCGTCTGGGCGTACTGACCAACGGCGATCTGCGTGACGGCAATCCGGAGGTTGTCGGCATGAGTCACGATGCGCGCCGAATCGAGCCGGGCAATCTGTTTTGTGCCTTGCCCGGTCATCACCGGGATGGGCACGAGTTCATCGCCCAGGCGCGCGCTTCCGGGGCGGCCGCCGCCCTGGTCGCGCGCCCGGTCAACGATGCGTTGCCGCAGCTGATCGTGGCCGACGTGCTCCAGGCCATGGGGGTGATCGCTCGCGCCTGGCGTGAGCAGATGCCGGCTACCGTGGTGGGTGTGACCGGCAGCAACGGCAAGACCACGGTCAAGGAGATGCTGGCGGCCGTTCTGGCCACGCAAGGGCCGACGCTGGCCACCCAGGGCAACTACAACAACGAGATCGGTGTGCCGCTCACGCTGGTGCGGCTGCAGCGTGAACACGACTATGCGGTTGTCGAAATGGGCTGCGGTCAGCCCGGCGACATTCACTATCTGGCCGACATGGCCCGCCCGGAGATTGGCATCGTCACCAATGCCGGACCGGCACACCTTGAACGACTCGGGAGCGTTGAAGGTGTCGCCCGCACCAAGGGTGAGTTGTTTTCGGCCCTGCCCGCTTCCGGCCTGGCAGTGATCAATGCCGATGACGACTACAGCGATTTGTGGCTCGATCTGGCCGATCACTGTCGCACGATGACTTTCGGCCTGGGGCCGGAGGCCATGGTGCGCGGGCGTTTCACCGGCGGCCAGGCCGAGATCGACACGCCGATCGGTTCGTTTTCCTTTACCCCGGCGCTGCCCGGCCGGCACAACCTCTGCAACGCGCTGGCTGCCACTGCCGCCGCGGTGGCGCTGGAGGTGCCTCTGCCTGTCATTGGCGAGGCCCTGGCGGGAATGCGCAGCCTGCCCGGGCGATTGCAGGCGCATCACCACGCCGAGGGGTGGTGCTTGATCGATGACACCTATAACGCCAATCCCGCCTCGCTCTATGCTGCGCTGCAGGTGCTGGCCGGGCACGGCGGCGAGTGCTGGCTGGTGCTGGGCGACATGGCCGAGCTTGGAGGGGGCAGCGCCAAGCTGCACGCCGAAATCGGTCAGGCAGCGCTCGACTGGGGGGTGTCACGTCTGGTCACGGTCGGTGAGCACAGCCAGTCGGCCAGCACGACCTTCGGTCGGGGCGGGCGGCATTTCGAGGATATTGACTCGCTGGTCGCATGGCTCCATGGCGAGCTGCACGCCGGGGTGACCTGCCTGGTCAAGGGCTCGCGCAGCATGGGCATGGAACGGGTCGTCGAGGCACTGATGCGGGAGCCGCGGACATGCTGA
- a CDS encoding penicillin-binding protein 2: MSRDPASSGGNIRVWLTAGVMLLAALMLTAQAVNLQVMEAEFLQSQGEARFLRDVAIPTVRGNILDRNGEPLAVSTPVESVWAHPGELLQAADRIPMLAGLLETDAENLQRRLTQRAGREFVWLRRQINPDLAERIRQLEIPGVFLEREYRRFYPTGEVSAQVLGFTNIDDVGQEGLELAYNNWLQGEAGAKRVIKDRFGRVVQNVELIREARPGRDLRLTLDRRLQYQAFRDLKATILEFGARSGSVVVLDVTSGEILAMVNYPSYNPNAPTRAASDGLRNRALTDVLEPGSVIKPFAVAAAMEAGIAHPDMRIDTSPGVMTVSGHDVRDVRDFGELTLEQILTKSSNVGVVQLVLSMDARHLWGVYTRFGFGSVTGTGFPGESAGVLRDYDRWRKLEQATLAYGYGLSVTPLQLARAMAAIASGGKLHQATFIADSDNPPHSVLDPDLAAKLMAMLETVTGPEGTGQAARVDGYRVAGKTGTSRKVGVGGYSDRYVASFAGFAPASRPRLAAVVVVNDPAGEAYYGGQVAAPLFARVMAAGLRLFDVPPDDPGLLMARLEDEHE; the protein is encoded by the coding sequence ATGAGTCGCGATCCGGCAAGCAGTGGCGGCAACATCAGGGTTTGGCTGACTGCCGGAGTCATGCTGCTTGCGGCCCTCATGCTGACCGCGCAGGCGGTCAATCTGCAGGTCATGGAGGCGGAGTTTCTGCAAAGCCAGGGAGAAGCACGTTTCCTGCGGGACGTCGCCATTCCGACCGTGCGCGGCAATATCCTGGACCGCAACGGTGAGCCGCTGGCGGTATCGACTCCGGTCGAATCAGTCTGGGCGCACCCGGGTGAGCTGCTGCAGGCGGCTGATCGTATCCCGATGCTGGCCGGGCTGCTCGAGACCGATGCCGAAAACCTGCAGCGTCGTCTGACCCAGCGTGCCGGGCGCGAGTTCGTCTGGTTGCGTCGGCAGATCAATCCGGATCTGGCCGAACGCATCCGCCAGCTCGAGATTCCGGGTGTCTTTCTAGAGCGCGAGTACCGGCGGTTCTATCCGACCGGCGAAGTCAGTGCACAGGTGCTCGGCTTTACCAATATCGACGATGTCGGTCAGGAGGGTCTGGAGCTGGCCTACAACAACTGGCTGCAGGGCGAGGCCGGTGCGAAGCGGGTCATCAAGGATCGCTTCGGGCGGGTCGTCCAGAACGTCGAGCTGATTCGCGAGGCCAGACCTGGGCGTGATCTTCGGTTGACGCTGGATCGGCGCCTGCAGTACCAGGCTTTTCGCGACCTCAAGGCGACCATTCTGGAGTTCGGTGCACGCTCGGGCTCGGTGGTCGTGCTTGACGTGACCAGTGGCGAGATTCTCGCCATGGTCAACTATCCCTCCTACAATCCGAACGCCCCGACCCGCGCTGCGTCGGATGGATTGCGCAACCGCGCTTTGACCGACGTGCTCGAGCCCGGTTCGGTGATCAAGCCGTTTGCGGTTGCCGCAGCCATGGAGGCCGGTATCGCGCACCCGGACATGCGCATTGACACCTCGCCCGGCGTGATGACGGTCTCGGGTCATGACGTGCGCGACGTGCGCGATTTTGGTGAATTGACCCTCGAGCAGATTCTGACCAAGTCGTCCAATGTCGGCGTGGTTCAGCTGGTGCTGTCGATGGATGCCCGCCATCTCTGGGGTGTCTACACGCGCTTCGGATTCGGTTCGGTGACCGGCACGGGGTTCCCCGGCGAGTCGGCCGGCGTGCTGCGTGACTACGATCGCTGGCGCAAGCTGGAGCAGGCCACCCTGGCCTATGGCTACGGGCTGTCGGTTACGCCGCTGCAGCTGGCGCGCGCGATGGCGGCGATCGCCAGCGGCGGCAAGCTGCATCAGGCCACGTTTATCGCCGACAGCGACAATCCGCCGCACTCCGTGCTCGATCCGGATCTGGCCGCCAAACTGATGGCGATGCTCGAGACCGTGACCGGACCGGAAGGGACCGGCCAGGCCGCCCGGGTGGACGGCTATCGCGTGGCCGGCAAGACCGGTACGTCGCGCAAGGTCGGCGTCGGCGGTTACAGTGATCGCTACGTGGCCAGCTTTGCCGGTTTCGCGCCGGCCTCGCGCCCGCGCCTGGCAGCGGTGGTGGTGGTCAACGATCCGGCCGGCGAGGCCTACTACGGGGGCCAGGTTGCCGCACCGCTGTTTGCCCGCGTCATGGCCGCCGGGCTGCGACTGTTCGATGTACCGCCGGACGATCCCGGCCTGCTGATGGCCCGGCTCGAGGATGAGCATGAATAG
- a CDS encoding phospho-N-acetylmuramoyl-pentapeptide-transferase has protein sequence MLTWMFEHWLAGDVALFGYITFRTVMAALSAMIVSLVIGPFFIRHMTERQIGQPIRKLGPESHLTKAGTPTMGGTLILISLILGTLLWADLTNRYIWTVLFVTMAFGAIGFVDDWRKLKYRDSRGLPARWKYLLQSLAALAVGLFLYLSADVPANTQLFVPFFKDVAIPLGTGFVVLAYFVVVGSSNAVNLTDGLDGLAIMPAVFVAAGLGIFAYATGHTVFADYLAMPYIPGVGELAIFCAALAGAGLGFLWFNTYPAQVFMGDVGALAVGAALGVVAVAVRQEIVFMVMAGIFVIETLSVILQVASFKLTGRRIFRMAPIHHHFELKGWPEPKVIVRFWIIAVMLVLASLATMKIR, from the coding sequence ATGCTGACCTGGATGTTCGAACATTGGCTGGCCGGGGATGTGGCCCTGTTCGGCTATATCACGTTCCGCACCGTCATGGCCGCGCTCAGCGCCATGATCGTATCGCTGGTCATCGGCCCGTTTTTCATTCGCCACATGACCGAGCGCCAGATTGGCCAGCCGATTCGCAAGCTCGGGCCGGAATCACACCTGACCAAGGCCGGCACACCGACCATGGGCGGGACGCTGATCCTGATCTCGCTGATCCTGGGCACGCTGCTGTGGGCCGACCTGACCAACCGCTATATCTGGACCGTGCTGTTTGTGACGATGGCCTTCGGTGCCATCGGTTTTGTCGATGACTGGCGCAAGCTGAAGTACCGCGACAGCCGCGGACTGCCGGCGCGCTGGAAGTACCTGCTGCAGTCGCTGGCGGCGCTGGCCGTTGGACTGTTTCTCTACCTCAGTGCCGATGTGCCGGCCAATACCCAGCTGTTTGTGCCGTTTTTCAAGGATGTGGCCATTCCACTCGGGACGGGTTTCGTGGTGCTGGCCTACTTTGTGGTGGTGGGCTCATCGAATGCCGTCAACCTGACCGACGGCCTGGATGGGCTGGCGATCATGCCGGCCGTGTTCGTTGCCGCCGGGCTCGGGATTTTTGCCTACGCCACCGGGCATACCGTGTTTGCCGATTACCTGGCCATGCCCTACATTCCCGGGGTTGGCGAGCTGGCCATCTTCTGCGCCGCGCTGGCCGGTGCCGGGCTCGGGTTCCTGTGGTTCAATACCTATCCCGCGCAGGTGTTCATGGGCGATGTCGGTGCGCTGGCCGTCGGTGCGGCGCTGGGCGTTGTGGCCGTCGCCGTGCGCCAGGAAATCGTGTTCATGGTCATGGCGGGGATCTTCGTCATCGAGACCCTGTCGGTCATTCTCCAGGTCGCTTCATTCAAACTGACCGGTCGGCGCATTTTTCGCATGGCACCGATCCATCATCATTTCGAGCTCAAGGGCTGGCCGGAACCGAAGGTGATCGTGCGCTTCTGGATCATCGCCGTGATGCTGGTGCTGGCCAGCCTTGCAACCATGAAGATCCGGTGA
- a CDS encoding D-alanine--D-alanine ligase: MKPDDPRRFGQVALVVGGDSAEREVSLRGGRAVAAALESLGVQFSVVDGPRRLLEQIAAGHFDRVFNLLHGRGGEDGALQGALRIYGVPVTGSGVLGSALTMDKLQSKRVWRSCGLPTPPWKVAHSAEQAEEIVAEMSAPLFVKPVHEGSSIGMSRVTSAEQLAPALDQALAFDGQVLVERMITGREYTAGVLGDRILPLIRLETPRAFYDYQAKYEAADTRYHCPCGLPPSREAELAALCRQAFDVLGASGWGRVDLMVDEQDRPWLLEVNTTPGMTDHSLLPMAASTAGIEFEELVWRILETSQHD, from the coding sequence ATGAAGCCGGATGATCCGCGTCGCTTTGGACAGGTTGCGCTGGTTGTCGGCGGCGACAGTGCCGAGCGTGAGGTGTCGCTGCGCGGCGGACGAGCCGTGGCCGCCGCGCTGGAGTCGCTGGGTGTGCAGTTCAGCGTGGTTGACGGCCCGCGCCGCCTGCTCGAGCAGATCGCTGCGGGGCATTTCGACCGGGTCTTTAACCTGCTGCACGGTCGCGGCGGCGAGGATGGTGCGCTGCAGGGCGCACTGCGCATCTACGGCGTGCCGGTTACTGGATCGGGCGTGCTCGGATCGGCCCTGACCATGGACAAACTGCAAAGCAAACGGGTCTGGCGGTCCTGCGGTCTGCCAACGCCGCCTTGGAAAGTCGCGCACTCGGCCGAGCAGGCCGAAGAAATCGTTGCCGAGATGTCGGCGCCACTGTTCGTCAAGCCGGTTCATGAAGGCTCGAGCATCGGCATGAGTCGGGTGACGTCGGCCGAACAGCTGGCCCCGGCGCTCGACCAGGCGCTGGCCTTCGACGGACAGGTCCTGGTCGAGCGGATGATCACCGGCCGCGAGTACACGGCGGGCGTGCTGGGCGATCGCATCCTGCCCCTGATCCGCCTGGAGACACCGCGCGCATTCTACGACTATCAGGCCAAGTACGAAGCCGCTGACACGCGGTATCACTGCCCGTGCGGGTTGCCGCCGTCGCGCGAGGCCGAGCTGGCTGCATTGTGCCGACAGGCCTTTGACGTGCTCGGCGCAAGTGGCTGGGGGCGCGTTGATCTGATGGTCGACGAACAGGATCGACCCTGGCTGCTGGAGGTCAATACCACGCCGGGCATGACCGATCACTCTTTGCTGCCGATGGCCGCAAGTACGGCCGGCATTGAATTCGAGGAGCTGGTATGGCGAATACTGGAAACGAGTCAGCACGACTGA
- the murG gene encoding undecaprenyldiphospho-muramoylpentapeptide beta-N-acetylglucosaminyltransferase — protein MNAPDTRVLIMAAGTGGHIFPGLAVAEQLRARRVSVSWLGTPGGLEQQLVPPAGIELDAIQITGLRGRGWAGWLAAPWRVLRAMVQARGILRGRRPDCVLSMGGYIAGPGALAARLLGIPLVIHEQNSIAGLTNRLLRPLARRIYTAFPDTLSGGEVVGNPVRADIAALPPPDERFRARQGRLRLLVIGGSLGARAFAEVVPRALARLPADRRPRVVHQAGRQLEVTRSAYRDAGVDGDIVAFIDDMARAWSQADLAICRAGALTIAELAAAGLPAVLVPFPHAVDDHQTRNAAFLADADAAWVVDESCFDDQWLVDRLGQVDREQLLAMAQKARALARTDSARRVAEGCLEVAA, from the coding sequence ATGAACGCGCCCGATACCCGTGTCCTGATCATGGCCGCCGGCACCGGCGGACACATTTTTCCGGGGCTGGCGGTCGCCGAGCAACTGCGCGCGCGCCGGGTTTCGGTGTCCTGGCTCGGTACGCCCGGGGGACTCGAACAGCAACTGGTGCCGCCAGCCGGTATCGAGCTCGATGCCATCCAGATCACCGGCCTGCGCGGACGTGGCTGGGCTGGCTGGCTGGCAGCCCCGTGGCGGGTCTTGCGTGCGATGGTCCAGGCCCGCGGCATTCTTCGCGGCCGTCGTCCGGACTGCGTCTTGAGCATGGGTGGTTACATCGCCGGTCCCGGTGCGCTGGCCGCCCGTCTGCTCGGTATTCCGCTGGTGATCCACGAACAGAATTCGATTGCCGGCCTGACCAATCGCCTGCTGCGGCCGCTTGCGCGCCGAATCTATACCGCCTTTCCGGACACCCTGTCGGGTGGCGAGGTCGTCGGCAACCCGGTGCGCGCCGATATCGCCGCCCTGCCGCCGCCCGATGAGCGCTTTCGCGCCCGTCAGGGCCGGCTGCGCCTGCTGGTCATCGGCGGCAGTCTCGGTGCCCGCGCTTTTGCCGAAGTGGTGCCGCGCGCCCTCGCGCGTTTGCCGGCGGACCGCCGCCCGCGGGTCGTGCATCAGGCCGGGCGTCAGCTCGAGGTCACGCGCAGCGCCTACCGTGACGCCGGGGTGGACGGAGACATCGTGGCGTTCATCGACGACATGGCCAGGGCCTGGTCCCAGGCCGATCTGGCCATCTGCCGTGCCGGTGCCCTGACCATCGCCGAGCTGGCCGCCGCCGGCTTGCCGGCCGTTCTGGTGCCGTTTCCGCATGCGGTCGATGACCATCAGACCCGAAATGCCGCCTTTCTGGCCGATGCCGACGCCGCCTGGGTGGTTGACGAGTCGTGCTTCGATGATCAGTGGCTGGTTGATCGACTGGGTCAGGTCGACCGTGAACAGCTGCTTGCCATGGCACAAAAAGCGCGCGCCCTGGCGCGGACCGACTCGGCGCGCCGGGTGGCCGAAGGTTGTCTGGAGGTGGCAGCATGA
- a CDS encoding UDP-N-acetylmuramoyl-L-alanyl-D-glutamate--2,6-diaminopimelate ligase — protein MSMNRPAITLDRLLAGIGVSAPEIPIQGLALDSRRLAPGDAFVAVAGQMTHGLSFADRAAAAGALAVLHDSADPPPAALPVPSVAIPQLAQHLPNLARRMWSDPGAALDLIAVTGTNGKTSIAWLLAQALEGAMIGTLGCGRPGGLMPATHTTPDIFSVYRLLDDFRRQGIQTVVMEASSHALAQGRLDGLVFSSVIFTTLGHDHLDYHADRAAYGEAKARLFFEHPSRRQLINLDDAFGQELARRLPDADGLIGYSLSGHAEARVRGRTVATAPGGLKVALELQDGSLQADTELVGQVNAWNVLVVAAELEARGFSPAQIGERLTRLRPVPGRMQPVRGPDGRLAIIDYAHTPDALESALASVRQLAANELWCVFGCGGERDRGKRAMMGRIAERAADRVILTDDNPRHEDGTAIVRDIQSGMQRPQRALVIRDRARAIRHAIAACQPEDVVLIAGKGHENEQIAGDARLPFDDVCVAREALEVAA, from the coding sequence ATGAGCATGAATAGGCCTGCTATAACGCTGGATCGCTTGCTTGCCGGCATCGGTGTGTCAGCGCCTGAAATCCCCATCCAGGGACTGGCGCTGGATTCGAGACGCCTGGCGCCGGGTGATGCCTTTGTCGCGGTAGCCGGGCAGATGACGCACGGTCTGTCGTTTGCTGATCGTGCCGCTGCTGCCGGGGCGCTGGCAGTGCTGCACGATAGCGCCGATCCGCCGCCGGCAGCGCTGCCTGTCCCGTCCGTGGCGATACCGCAACTGGCGCAGCACCTGCCGAACCTGGCCCGACGCATGTGGTCTGACCCGGGCGCTGCGCTTGACCTGATTGCCGTGACCGGGACCAACGGCAAGACGTCGATTGCCTGGCTGCTGGCGCAGGCACTCGAAGGCGCCATGATCGGCACCCTCGGCTGTGGTCGTCCCGGCGGACTCATGCCGGCCACCCACACCACACCGGATATCTTCAGCGTCTATCGCTTGCTCGATGACTTTCGCCGGCAGGGCATTCAGACCGTGGTCATGGAGGCCTCGTCGCATGCGTTGGCGCAGGGCCGGCTTGACGGGTTGGTGTTCAGCAGCGTCATTTTCACCACGCTGGGTCACGACCACCTGGACTACCATGCCGATCGTGCCGCGTACGGTGAAGCCAAGGCGCGACTGTTTTTCGAGCATCCAAGCCGGCGCCAGCTGATCAACCTGGACGATGCCTTTGGCCAGGAGCTGGCCAGGCGCTTGCCGGATGCAGACGGCCTGATCGGCTACAGTCTGTCCGGCCACGCCGAGGCGCGGGTTCGCGGCCGAACCGTTGCCACGGCTCCGGGCGGGCTCAAGGTGGCTCTGGAACTTCAGGACGGCAGCCTGCAGGCCGACACTGAGCTGGTCGGGCAGGTCAATGCCTGGAACGTGCTGGTGGTCGCCGCCGAACTCGAAGCGCGCGGTTTCAGCCCGGCTCAAATCGGTGAGCGCCTGACCCGCCTGCGTCCGGTGCCGGGGCGCATGCAGCCGGTGCGCGGGCCGGACGGCCGGCTGGCGATCATCGATTATGCCCATACGCCCGACGCGCTTGAGAGCGCGCTGGCCAGCGTGCGCCAGCTTGCGGCTAACGAGCTATGGTGCGTGTTTGGCTGCGGCGGTGAGCGTGACCGCGGCAAGCGGGCGATGATGGGGCGAATTGCCGAGCGGGCCGCCGATCGGGTGATTCTGACCGACGACAATCCGCGCCACGAAGACGGTACCGCAATCGTGCGCGACATCCAGTCGGGTATGCAGCGACCGCAGCGCGCGCTCGTCATTCGCGACCGCGCGCGCGCGATCCGCCACGCCATAGCAGCCTGCCAGCCCGAAGATGTCGTGCTGATTGCCGGCAAGGGACACGAAAACGAGCAGATCGCGGGTGATGCCCGGCTGCCGTTTGACGATGTCTGTGTCGCGCGCGAGGCGCTGGAGGTGGCGGCATGA
- the murC gene encoding UDP-N-acetylmuramate--L-alanine ligase gives MNRTPAIDNLMHRTRHIHMVGIGGAGMSGIAEVLLNLGFGVSGSDLQASGAVQRLQGLGAEIRIGHDASHLAAADVLVVSGAVPEDNPEVAAARRRRVPVVARAEMLGELMRFRRGIAVAGTHGKTTTTSMIASLLAEAGLDPTFIVGGLVNAFGSGARLGDGRYLVAEADESDGSFLKLQPVISVVTNIDRDHLDAYQGSFDQLQRAFLEFLHHLPFFGVAVMCTDDPHVAELVPEVGRAVVTYGFDEGADVRATDLEQTGRAMQFRLWLPDSECQPVHLAQPGRHNVLNAIGAAAVAAEVGVDAKTIARGLERFAGIGRRFAEIGQLDLGGRQVLAFEDYGHHPTELDAVLQAARSGWPDRRLVMVFQPHRFTRTRDQFEDFARVLATVDALVLADIYPAGESPLAGIDADALGRAVSRRRDLTVKRIAAVTEAVDVLPGICRDNDLLLVMGAGDVGHLGALLRERYSGGLA, from the coding sequence ATGAATCGAACGCCCGCCATTGACAACCTGATGCATCGCACCCGGCATATTCACATGGTCGGCATTGGCGGAGCCGGCATGAGCGGGATTGCCGAAGTTCTGCTTAATCTGGGCTTCGGGGTCAGCGGCTCCGACCTTCAGGCCTCAGGCGCCGTGCAGCGTCTGCAGGGGCTCGGTGCGGAGATTCGTATCGGGCACGATGCAAGCCACCTGGCGGCGGCCGACGTGCTGGTTGTCTCGGGCGCTGTGCCTGAAGACAACCCCGAAGTGGCCGCGGCGCGTCGCCGGCGCGTGCCGGTCGTGGCGCGCGCCGAGATGCTGGGTGAGCTGATGCGGTTCCGGCGCGGCATTGCCGTTGCCGGCACTCATGGCAAGACCACCACGACTTCGATGATTGCCAGTCTGCTTGCCGAAGCGGGACTGGATCCAACCTTCATTGTCGGCGGCCTGGTCAATGCCTTCGGTTCCGGCGCGCGCCTCGGCGATGGTCGCTACCTGGTGGCCGAGGCCGACGAGTCCGACGGCTCGTTTCTCAAGCTGCAGCCGGTGATCTCGGTGGTGACCAATATCGACCGCGATCACCTCGATGCCTATCAGGGGAGTTTCGATCAGCTCCAGCGCGCATTCCTGGAGTTTCTGCATCACCTGCCGTTTTTCGGCGTGGCGGTGATGTGCACGGATGATCCCCACGTGGCTGAACTGGTTCCGGAGGTGGGTCGTGCGGTTGTCACCTACGGTTTTGACGAAGGTGCTGATGTGCGTGCCACAGACCTTGAGCAGACCGGCCGCGCGATGCAGTTTCGTTTGTGGCTGCCGGACAGCGAATGCCAGCCGGTGCATCTGGCACAGCCGGGGCGTCACAACGTGCTCAATGCCATCGGCGCGGCCGCTGTCGCTGCGGAGGTCGGTGTCGACGCCAAAACCATCGCTCGCGGTCTGGAGCGCTTTGCCGGTATCGGGCGGCGCTTTGCCGAAATCGGACAGCTTGATCTGGGCGGGCGGCAGGTGCTTGCGTTCGAGGACTACGGGCATCATCCGACGGAACTCGACGCCGTGTTGCAGGCCGCGCGCAGCGGCTGGCCGGACCGCCGGCTGGTCATGGTCTTTCAGCCCCACCGCTTTACTCGCACCCGCGATCAGTTCGAGGATTTCGCGCGCGTGCTGGCCACCGTTGACGCCCTGGTGCTGGCCGATATCTACCCGGCCGGTGAATCGCCGCTGGCCGGGATTGATGCTGATGCGCTGGGGCGCGCGGTCAGCCGTCGCCGCGATCTGACGGTCAAGCGAATCGCCGCCGTTACCGAAGCGGTCGACGTGCTGCCCGGGATCTGCCGGGACAACGATCTGCTGCTCGTCATGGGTGCCGGTGACGTCGGCCATCTGGGCGCACTTTTGCGCGAGCGCTACAGCGGAGGTCTGGCATGA